Genomic DNA from Taurinivorans muris:
CAATCTTGAAAACGAACAAATAGTTCCCCATACTGTTTACGCCTATCTCGAAGCCCACGTCGAACAGGAAAGAAGGCTTTTTAAAAACAACTATAAGCTCGGCATTGTCAAAGCTATCAGCGCCATGCGGAGTTACAGGATCATTTATCACGGCGAATCCGTTTTTGCGGCGACCCCGCTCAAGGAACGCAGGGACCCGGTCGTCAGTTTTATCGAATGCCACACGGAAATACAAAAAGCTGTCGCGTCCGGCATATTCCCCGAAAACACAAGGTTCACCGTCGGACAAATCTGCTGTAATCCGGGAACGCCGATCATGGTTCCCGGCGAATGTATTTTTACCATTGACATAAGAAATTTGGAAATATCCAATTTGCCCGCCATCAGCGAAAAAATCAAGGAAATCATTGTCAAGGTCGCCGAAAAGAACGGCATTGGCGTTGATATCGTGCCTCTTTCCAGAAGCGGCGGCGTAAAAATGTCCGAATTGGTGCAAAACGCCTACAAAAACGCCACAAATGAACTTGGCTTCGAATATTTTGAAATGAACTGCGGAACGGCTCTTGACGCCGCTCCCATGGGAATGGTCGTGCCGGCGGGACTTTTGCTTGTCGCCAACCAAGTCAATTCGGAAACAGGCGAAAAATACGCTTTGCCGGAAGATTTGTGCAGCGGCGCTTTGGTTTATGAAAAAACCATAC
This window encodes:
- a CDS encoding hydantoinase/carbamoylase family amidase, with amino-acid sequence MNEQRFLSQLEEFSTAFNDTKGNGVTRFSWSHTATLAQSWLEKEFSRMGISLRADGAGNLHAHIKGKTDLPRVIVGSHLDTVQNGAKYDGSFGLVAALETLRSFREEGFIPNRSIEFIAFAEEEGANFGTTCLGSKLITGIIKPNDLKSLCNDETNAWDMLEKFGLDPANLENEQIVPHTVYAYLEAHVEQERRLFKNNYKLGIVKAISAMRSYRIIYHGESVFAATPLKERRDPVVSFIECHTEIQKAVASGIFPENTRFTVGQICCNPGTPIMVPGECIFTIDIRNLEISNLPAISEKIKEIIVKVAEKNGIGVDIVPLSRSGGVKMSELVQNAYKNATNELGFEYFEMNCGTALDAAPMGMVVPAGLLLVANQVNSETGEKYALPEDLCSGALVYEKTIRQLVSE